CGCGCCCGCATTGAACTGGAATTCGAGGAGAACCCGGACAACTGACGACAAGCCGGCTAGACAACTGCATACGTAAATTTTTTCAGGCTCTAGCCTAACAAACGTAAGGAGTAACTATGTCTACCGTTCAATTTGAAAACCCGGATACCGGTGCAACCATCGAGCTGACCAACCCTGAACTCGGCGAACTCGTGATTGACGAGGAAACGGGCGTCGAATACGAAGTCGTGAGCGTTGAGCCGCCCCGCCTAGAAGCCGCCCCGCAGGAA
The genomic region above belongs to Deinococcus fonticola and contains:
- the lysW gene encoding lysine biosynthesis protein LysW, giving the protein MSTVQFENPDTGATIELTNPELGELVIDEETGVEYEVVSVEPPRLEAAPQEAEDWGE